The DNA region TGTCATCGTTAGCACTTTATACATAGGACTCTCATTAACACAAGCGAAACAGCCGTGCGTTGTAACAGACCTTAAAAACAGGACAAACTTGCACACAGAGAGGGAAATTTGGGGCTGGAAGGATGCTGGTATCTCACTTTGAAACCAGCCATAAATCCTTCCTGGGCAGCTCACAAGCCTATCCCCAAGGCACTCAGGccaggaggaggatgctgggaGAGCCAGACAAGATGGTCTGGCATTCCCCATGCTCTGTGCCACCACCAGGCTGGATTGATCAAGCCCAGCACTGACTCAGAATGGAGAAAGTGGATCTCACGTTGAATATCCCGAACGCTCAAGTTTCTCACTTTCCCGTGGTAGCCTTAGCCTTACCTGGTCACCTTAACTGTGGAGTGGTGGTACCCCGGCAAGCCCGACAGCGATGCATTGAGctgcaaggaaggagagagcagcTGTTAGAGCCCCAGAGGATGACGGAGGGAGGCAGCCCAGCAGGATGTAGCACAGGATGGCCCTTCTGGGTCACTGACACCATCCCCTTCATTTGCCAGAGCTGTCTGCTGAGGCCGAGGGGGCTCTGAGTGTCCAGCAGTTCATCTGTTCGATAAGGAAGATGCGCCGTCCTGCTGTCAGCAAGGGACGGCTAAAATCAGCACCGTGCAGTCTTGGACAGGAATGAAGATCTGGCCATTGTGACATGAGCATCTGCCTGGGGCCCCACTGTGCAACAACCACAAAGGCTGAGGGTgagccaggagccagcagggagAGAGCCCCGTGTGAGGCTGTGCTCAAAGCGGCACCCTCAGAGACTGCACATCTTCCAAAGAGCCTCCCTCCCGCTGGATCCAGGCAGTTGTTTGTGTTCACTCCCCAGCACAAACCATGCAGGCAGCATCAAGGTGACTCACTCGAACTCCCCCATCCTTTGGCGACATCTCCAAATCACCTACCCCAAAAAGAGCTGGGCTGaactgcagccagcccaggacCTGCTAACAGGGTGGACTCACACATGCAATGATCTGGCtaaaaaatgcacagagatGTACATCCCCATCCCAGGGGTCTTTTTGGAGCAGGTGATGGCACAGCATCTGGGGAAGCCACCAGCTCACCCAGCACTTGCTTTCAGCTGATCGAGGGCCACATGTTTGTGGCAGCATGGCTGGGAAACTCCACCACTAAGAGGAAGGTATGTTtgggtgggtgctgctgctgtgcttcatcCCATGGGGTTTGACTAAGAGCAAGGTGGCACTAGCCACAGTtcaacccgtcccagcaccTGTGAGATTTACTGGTGAAGGATAAAGCCCAGGGTTACTGTTTTAATGCTTGACCTTGGAGGAGCACTAATGCCCCTTCAAGGTCTGGAAAAGGCAATGCAGCCAGGAGACACTAGGAGAGGATGGAGGCTACAGAAGCGTGAACCCAGCCACACAATGAAAAGGGCTTCACAGTTTTCTGGGCAGATATGCTGTCTTAAGACCCACAGGAGCCAAATCTCTCCACTGCAGTCTTGACAGCCTGGGCGGGACAGGGAAGAGAAGTGTGATGAGATTTAAAAGCATACATCTCACCAATCCTACTTACACCAGACCAGGGTGATTCGATGATTTGATGGACAGCTAAATCCATGCTACAGTCTCATTGCTACAGTCTCATGGCTTCCCATGACAACTGCAGGAGGAGCAAAGGGGACCCGTCCCATCAGCGTCGCCAAAGCCCCAGCAATGACACTCACCATCGCCAAGATTTCGCCCTCGATGTGGGGGAGCTCTGTGTACTTCCCATGGGTAATATTAAGCTTCAGAGGGACCTGGCCAATAAATATTCTTACTGAAAAGGAGAATAAGACAACTTAGTCAGAACACACGTGTCTGTGCCGTGTGTAGCTGTGGTTTCATCTGCCTTACATGAGAGACTGCCTGGAAAACCCCTTCACGCAGAGGACAGAAAACTCATGTCTGAGAGTCACTGCCCCAGTAAAGCAAAGTCCCAGACTTGGGATTTTTCCAAAAAGCTGCTGTGATGTTCCCACAGCCCCAGTCAAATTCCAGAGCTCAATGGTGCTGAACAGCCAGCATTTCACCACAGCATTCACACATTTCACATAGAAACACAGGCTACTTTAAAAGGACCCCTGAACACACAGAGAGAGGGGTAGATTTAGTAACAAGACAGTTTCAGGTACCAAAGCTATTTATAATATTTTGGGGTCAATGCATCCAATCTCTCACCCCTCCCTGCAatggaaggaaagcaaatcaGCAAGTCAAAataaagcactgcagaaaggacattttcattttttcaaattgTTGGACAGAATGAGCAACGACATCTGAAAAGAGATccaaaagatgcatttttccATGCTTAGATTTATATTAGATTCACGGCAGCAGAATGCAATAATCTGAGTTATCCAGACTCAGAGAGATAATAACCCTAAATCTTGTATTAAGTGTCATGAGATACTTGGTGGAAATGAGAACTCAGGTCTCCAGTTTTACGTTCcaccagcaaaataaatatggtTGCAGATGACATTACAAAGCCTCCaattctttcccattttttcccaTCCACAGAGCCTATCTTCACCACAAATTTTACATCAGAGAGATCTAATGTAACAACTCTGGGTAAGAATAAGATGAGAATTACCTTCACAGTATTTACATAGTCTGCCCGTATCCCGGTTCAAGGCATAATCAAAACAACTCTAAGTTAGAAGCTGACACATTCCAAttcaaagaaatgtttcaaaacacCCTTCAGAGACACCTCACCCATGTTTCCTTAGCAAAATTTCCATGCCTGTAATCCTTGCTGATTAAGGGTCAGAAGGAActcaagcaaaacaaatttcCCTTTACAATGGGACATTGTAAATCCTTGAGATTGAGAATCCTCTCACAGAAAGGAGGGGTTCAGAACCTGAGATCCAACTAATAACTGTGCCACATGAAAAATGCTAGAAGGTACGAAACAAGACCTTGATCTCACAAAGGCTTTCACGGCTGCTTAATTTTCTGCACATGGCTGATCCCTCCGAAGCCAGGCTACACAATGGCCTCACTCACATCCCAAGCCAAGCGCTGTCGCCCAggtttgcagggctgggagctaCAATGAACTGCTTTTGGGGGGCTGTAAGACACATCAGGAACAGAAGAGGCACATCTGTCCTTCACTAACCAGCCTGGCCCCACCGCTCTGTTGCTATGTTTTTAAGAAACCCGCAGCTATGAgcctgctccccagggcagcccaaCACGACAGGCGTTAGACCCTGCACTGGTATAAACAGCAAAAGGCTCTCATTAGAAGTGGTGGTTGGGAGGAACATTAAGCCCCTGAACTAGTCTGAGCAGaggttaatttattttagaagattACAGATAattatttccatctttttctcccctggtttttcacttttgttttcttacctAAATTGCACTTTCGTTTTCTTACCTAAATTGCACTTTCGTTTTCTTACCTAAATTGcactttcctttttccagctCATATCCAAGAGGACACTGACAGATATAGGAGCCACGGGTGTTGTTGCAGGTGGCCAGCGCAGGACAAGGGTTGGAAAGACATTTATCAACAtctataaaagcagaaaaaaaatgagactaTAGTTAAAGAATCATAAAAATCATCAATTGTTGGGCTAAAAAAGGTCAGCTTGGCCTCTCTTCTGTGACCTGCTGAGCATTATCAGATGTTTCATTGCATTATTTGCACTTACTGTTTATCCTGTTCTTAATTATTCTGTCAGAGCCAAAAGAATAAATAGAAATCACATTCTCTTGAATATTCATTCAAAAGCCCTTGGGATCCAGTGTTGATCCATGTTAATATGAACACTCAGCTTGTCTACAGCACTGCTTCTCTGCAGATCTCAGGGTGCTTTTCACAGACAAACAACCCTACAGTTATGGATGGTGAGACCGAAGAAGGGACCTTGACAGCCAGAGCTAGACACGGGAGCACAAGCTACTTCACCAAAGTCCTGTCCTTTTCACCCAAACATTGTTTCCATGATCCAAAGCTAATGCTTGAACACTGGTGCAGTCTGTAGGTTACCCAGTAATGGTGGagacagccctggctgctgtcaCCTCCTTTaccagagctgcagctttctCAGTGCTAGGTTGGggacagccacagcagcaatATCTGTCTGTGCCACCGCTCATAATGCCCTTCCCTCTGGGTGAGCAAGGGCTTGTGGAGCAGACACCCACTGTGAAATACAGGGTATCTGGGAATTAATGACTGTAGGCTCGAATACTTCATAGATTAGCCAACTCAAACTACAAATTCTGGAGAAGATAGCCAATACatccctttgaaaaaaaaaaaaccaaccatgtCCTGCTCAAAAATGCTTCTCTTGCTGTGTTTATGATTCACAAGCACAAGCACATGTCACATGTGTGTGCAAGGGCAGACTGTAGGCAGGACTGTGGACTTGTTGTCGACAAGGCACCACAAGGCCAGCAAGGCAGCTCACACACCACCCGTCCCTATTCTGTGGCTGCAGCGAAgcactgcagcagaggcaggaaggaTGGGCTTTGCAGGCAAAGCACAAAGTGCCCGAGCCAAACCCACGTGTGCATTTCTGACGGCGCAGACCAGACAGTCCCGAGCCGAGCTCCACATTGGGACACACCATTTGATGCAATCTCCATGTCTCCACCAGCTTGGCACAGCTGCCTCAGCATCAGTGAGAAGATTTCATGTCTCTGATCCAAGCAGCCAGAAATGAGTGGGCATATTTTAAGACATTGGCTTTCACTTTGCTGTCCTTCAGTTTGAGTTTTGTACAGCGGGGGGGACCCAGGGCAGCTTCTTCTCTCATGGCAGTGAGCACCTACGTACAAAGCACCATGtccaaggcagcagaaggatcTTTTGCATTCTGGTAAATGGCAAACCTCAGTATTTAAAGGAAAGAGTAACTTGGCAAAAGTGTGAATAAAGGATATGTTaccttattttttctattaaagaaatgcattaccctacagtgatattttttttttttgcaagaagcCATAGCTAGAATTAAAGCAAATTAGCCTGAGAAATaacctttaaatatttaattattggATGTAATATATACTGTTGCCAGTATTTCACTGACATTAATGCAATTAGCACTCACAATATCCCACAGTGGCAGAAGGGCCAGGCTCCTGAACTTTAAACACACAGTCAATTCCCATTAATATAAAACTTCAGTCAATACATTTACTTGAGAAGATAAGGAGCCTGGCAGTGGTAGTAAATGATTGTAACAACACACTCATCGGGACTATGATACATAGCCTACCAGGAGAAGCAACAGGCCCTTGAGTAGGAGATTATTTAGTGGGGAGAAAATGACCATAGGTTGTAATAACAGAAGGTGTTCCGACAGAAACATCAAGTGCTGGCCAACCTTCTTTCCTCATGAATAAGATAGATATCGATCAATATCAGTTGATATTGTCAATCGATCAACAAGCACAAAATGCATCCTACATTTACCTAGAAGggcagctttattttcttaaaaatctcaAATTTCAGCTTAAAGTTTCGATCAGAAACGCTCACCAAAACGTTCACCCTCTTCCAGAAGTTCAGCTTGGTTGTTAAACTCTTAAAAATATCAACATGGAGACCGAGCTCTTATCCTCAAACCCTGCTGACAACAGACCTgtcatacatacatacatacatacatacataaccCTTTAAAGACCCTAGAAGGGGGAGCCAGGCACTCCTGCCCCCCTCATCCCTGGCCCCACGACTGATGAGTGCCATTAGACATGTTACCTGTTGCTGGAGATGACATCCTCAGCCCAGTCGTGCTGCTTGATGGAGGAATGGTGGTTGGTTTGGTAGCAGCCAAAGTAGTTACAGTGGTCACAGTGGTCTTGCTGGTTGCAGGGGCTTCAGAAGAACTCGTAACAGGGGTGTTTTCCTCAGTGACTTTATGAGGCCTTGCAGTGGTGGGATCCACAGCTTCTGTGCTTTCACCAGTGGTATACATGTGCTTTGTGGCAGTGGGTGTTTGAGCACTGTGGTCTTTCACAGTGCTAGCATCACCTGAGGTTGGCTGGTGACTGGCCGCCGTTGTCAGCACAGGAGGTTTCACCGTGGTCTGTGCCACTGCAGGGACAATGATGCTGTGGTTTGTTGCACTTGGTGAGGAACTAAGGGGTGCCTCCGTTGGTCCAGACCGTGAGGCATCGCTGGCCATGGTGAGCAGTGGCGTTGCTTTCCCGAAGCTGCCCCCCTGGGCAGTGGTGGCTCCCAGAGAGGCAGTCTCCTTTACAGTCGCAGGAGTGGACATGGATACAATGCGTCCACCAAGCTGTTCCATGGGCACCGTAGGGAAAGAAGAGCCAGAGGAGGTGAAGGTGGTGCTATTTTGGGGCTGACGCATGACATTGTGTTTGTTGGTCCCTCTGGGCGAGCTCCCAGCCACGGCAGCTGTGGAGGGCACCTGCCTGACCACAGCTGTAGCTACAGAGGTGCTTGCTTGATCACTATCATTGGACTGCGAGATGGATGTTGGTGATGAAAACAGGGGCAATAAAGATGCTAATGAATAAGATGGGGAAAGCGATGAGGAAGTGGGCAAGGAGGATGACAAAGCCTGCAGAGGGGGTGAAGATGCCAACACAGAGGGCGAGAACGGCTCAGATGGTTCTGATGATGTAAACAGATCAGTTGGTGGTGGTGTTGATGACGGCAAGTGATGCAGCAACGAGAGTGAGGAAGAGGCTGGAAGTGCTGATGAAGACAGAGATGACGGGCTAGTGGTCAGCAACTCAGAGTCAGTGTTGAAGAGAGTTGTGTTTTGTATGCTGCCTGCAGAAGCAGAAGTCAACAGTTTGGAAGAGTGTACCAGCAATGGCTCTGTAGATGGTTCCATGAAACTGCCATCACTGGATACAttgcccctcctgccctgtgccacaGAAGATTTTGATGAATCAGAAGGATTGgaaatttcagtaaaaaaggTGGAACTTTCTGAGGACTCAGCAGAGGTGCTGCTATTCGAGATAGATAGGAGggtcctttctcctcctctggtATATGTGGTTGAAATGTACGTGCCATCCGTATGAGAAACCGAGGTCCTTTTCTCAGCATCGACACTACTGACTGGCTGATGGCTACTTGAAAAGCCTGGAGTAAAAGGACAAAATGTATTAGAAAGACAAAGTAATATGAAAGTATTTAGATGTCGTATTAAAATCACTTGCTAAATACATGAAACACTCTGTCTGTGAATTGGCCTGTGCTCTTCTCAAAATTTGGAGCACCATCCAAGCATGGTATCCAATTAGGAGTCTTCTGCACTCCTTACTAGATTCTAAATTGGTAAACTCGGATAGACACAAGGCTCCCATGAAACATGTAGGTTTCTAAAATACTGTTCTTCCAGTATTGCTTTTCTAACGTGATTGAGCACCTACCATTCCATGATATTTTGTGGCAAGCTAAGCAGGAAAACCCATCTGTTCTTTTTATCACTCATAATTTAGAAAACTTATATCCCCTCCCTCTTATACTCCGTTCCCAACTAAAGAACATCCGACTTATTCAGTCAATTTGTTTTTAGACACAGCGAACTTCATGCCTCTGCAGGATGAAATTATTACATTATGTTAATTTGCAGTTTATCATGAACTCATGATTGAAAACTTTGCAGTCAGGAAATCCTAAACAACTAGCACATCAGTCTGCCAAAAATTCAGATCATTCAGCATAAAAGGTGCAGCAAATCTTACATATTATAATACAAATTTCAGATGTACAGCTAAGTTCAGTAacctttaaaagtaaaaaccaGGGTATTGAAAATGTTAATTCTACAATTGACTTAGGTCATCGTGAAACACTCGTGAAAGCATAACCCAAAAGAAACCAGTTGggatgcaaaaaaataatgtggcCATCAAAACAGGAGAGCATCCCTGTTTGGGTTCATGGGTTCCCTTCTGGAACGATTTTCCAGCTAAGTGGGGTTTGGCTTTGAGTTCTTTGATGAAAACATTCTCCTGAGTGAACCTGCAGGTGGCATTGCATGTACTAATGAAGGAGAACTATGTACGCAACACAGGTAATTATACGCAGGACAAAGTGAACTTCCCCGCGCCCCGCAGCGTACACTGGCAGACATGAGCTTACCTGTGAGATCGTTCTGGAAAGAAGAGTCAGTGGGTATCTTGGAAGAATGTGTGAAGAGCGTCTCTGTCGCAAAGCCCGTGAAGCCCACACTGCTGGCAGAGGCATTTGCTGTCCCACTCTGCTCCACGGCCACCAGCTGAGCTGACCCAGGAGAGCTGGCAGTTTCAGCGTAGGAAGTGGAGTGCTCCATGGCACCAGCCAGCGCATCGTCCGACACCGAGTGCAGCATCCTCTCCACACCACCGGCAGATGCGGATGTACCGTATGCAGGACCAGTGACGGGGCTGGACACACTTTCCTTGGCACTCAAGCTGCTTAGGGAGTGGTGGCTGCTGCCCACGGCTGGAATGGGATTGAAAAGCAGGCATCTGATTTTATCATCTCAGAGCAGAGAGCACTTGTGAGCCCTACAATAGTTCTGTTTGCATATGCATATCAATAACATTGTGCAGATAAACACGGATTAAATACAGATTAAGTAGATCTCATATATCTATCACCTTAAATATGGATTTAACACACAAAGCCTACTCCAAAGAAACAGGACTGTCCAAATACAGAAGGACAATCAGTACCATTAGAGTCATAATGGCatatttatgttatttataATTATTGCCCCAACACAGGCAGGTAGTATATGTGTCCTACAGCAAGAAGCTACACATCGCATTCCTGAGAGTTTTTGTTAAGCATCAACAGCTGTAGTTACACAACTCCAAGGAGCAGAATCACCACCACTTACAAATTCTCCCCACAACACCCACAACAGCTCTGACACGTGTTGGCAGTCATAGCAGCCCCACggaagaggggaagggagaggcagtgggtttttttcaaattcaaatgCCATCGCAGAGTTCAGAAAAACTCACTGGAAGGTTCGCTGGTGGCTAAGAAGTAGGTAGAGACCCTGGATGAAATGGTGACCTTGGGCTCTGGGTACCCTGCTCGGCCAGACGAGACATGTCCCACTCCAGGCCATGCCGTGGAGGACAGGAGGGGGCCGGTGTGGGACTCCTCTGCTGTGTCTGGGTGAGACATGGGGCTTTCTGCCGTTGTGCCCCACGTGCCACGGCTAGCTACAGCCTGAGATGTCTCCTTCTTGTGGCTGGAGAGTGTGGTCAAGACATACACGGTCTCAGTAGGAACACCAGaaactcttcttcctctctctggaATTGCAAAGCAGAGATATACATAGATATAtacaaaaaatacttattttgtaTATTAATAATACCTCTGAGGCCTGTATAGGGACTAAAATCTGAGTATTTCTATCTCCACAGTGGAGGTGGCACTTGGTGACCAGCATCACTTATTTGCTAAGTGGTGTTCCCAGGCAATCTGTACtttaacatcagaaaaataaaacagactgGGGAGCATGGCATTTCTGAAGGAGAACAGTGGCAGGGAGGTAGGTCCTGCCCTTGAACGTCCTGCAGAAAATTCCCTTGGGTGGACCAGTGGGTTTCAAACCAGCTCTGGTGTGaccctggcagcagagctgaggctgAAGCACAATAACTGGGAGATAATGAAACGCAAAAAGTCTGTTGATCCCCTGCCACATCTCATGCTAGGCTCCCCCAGCTTGAGGGCGGAGGTCAAGGCTCCACGGCAGCCAGAAGAGCTGCCTGGCCATCTAGCTCCCAACATGGGAAGCGCTGCCCCAAGTGCTGTGAGGCAAGTACCTCACCAGCCACACAGTGCTCAGATGCCCTTCGCCATACATCTGGCTTACTAAAAAGGCACATCTAGTTTAAAACTAGGAAAGGGAGAGTGGGAGCTCGGACCGGGGGTGAGGGGATGGGATGTCCTCCACACAAACTGGAAAACCACAAGACACACCTGAAGCACTTGGTGAAGGTGAAGGCACTGAAATTCTGGGAGAAAATGCAGGCAGCGGCTTTGTTGGAAGCTCACCAGGTCCAGCACTGCTCTGTGAAGCATTGCTCTGcctcccaggctctgctgctgatgAGGATGGCAGAAGGACCACGTCCATGGAGCTGGTGTGGGGTGGAGCGGGAGCAGAGCTCCCTGCCATGCTGGATGCAGCACGAGTGTCTGACATGGGTGCTgtgctcctctccccaccactGGTGGTTATCACTGATCTGGGTGTACTGGTGAGAGGAGCATCGGGCAGGCGTCCTCCTGTTGCTGAGGCCCCTTCTGCTGAGAAAGGGCAAAGCAAAATGGAGTTATACACCCTAAGCTAGAAAGAGGTGGGCATGCTCtcttccaccaccacccttaGGCTGATGGCACAGATGTGACATGACGGAAGATCTAAACCCAGAGAAAATGCTAACTGTGAAGACACAACCCTTGCTGGTGCATGACTCTGCTGCTCACAGGAGGACACCCTGAAGAAGGCACTAGAATAAGTCATGGGGGCACTGCTGGGTTTGCTGCCCTGCCACAGTTTCCAGCACCGCGGTCCAGCTGCGGGGCCCACGTGCCCACACTGCCACCACAGCACCAGCAGTGAGCGAGGCAGGGTTACAGCGGCACCTGACACCCCGACACTCAAAACATAGCACAGCAGGCTTCTATGGCACCAGTAAATATAGCGTTTGCACCCCTGGGTGGTAGTCAGGAATGACTGGTGTGGCCTCCTGCTTGGCCACAGGACTGCTCTTGCGGTAAGGCTGAGTTTTTCTTGTAACTAAATGCAAAAAACCgctaatgcatttttctctggaAGTTGAAATTTCCCTCCATAATGCCCAATGCCATTCTCTAACACCTTCTAGCATGCCCTCACTCCTCCATACAGAGCAGATGTTTGAGATCTACAGGAAGAAGCCCCACAGGACAGTCAGAGCTCACCTGGGGAAGTACTTTCTGAAGCAGTTGGTGAGCTTGTGAGCAAAAGGTCCGTGGATGACACGGTGgcacctctgccagcaccacccTGGGCACCCAAAGAGGATGAGGTATGGTCTGGAGAGCTGATGGTTTCTGTACCAGCGGTGGAAATCTCTGTTGTTTGGGccagcctggtgctggctgacagAGATCTTAACGTCCTCCCTCCACCCTTGGTGGCTGCTGTGGAAACGGAGGTGCTGTTGGTAGGGAAATAAGTTCTTCTCTCTGTTGACAGGATGCTGAGTGACACATGGCTGCTTCCAGTAGCTAAGACGTGATAAAGaaacaatttacatttttacacatgtgaaattataaataaacaaatgagcTTTCTTCCAGTAACCCCCAGAGGCAGCAAGtagaaaatagagaaaagatGTCAATCCAGAGAAAATAGGAAATTTTCAAAGACATGAATCCTTCCTATTGAAATCTGTCTTCTAAAAAACATGGTTTGATGCTGAGAAAAGTGCTAATATAAAAAAACTGTTGAACTTATAATGTTGTGCACTTGATTTCACCATTATGTGCCCGAGTGCACGCCACGCTGCTAGAACAAACAAGTGCTGTAACAACCCAGAAAAGCCTGGAAATCAGTTCAGACAAGGCACTACGCTGGGTGGCATGAAGGCCTTAGAGAAAAAGTTTGAAGAAAGAGGATCAGGGGGATCGCACCACTTCAGCACCGCAGCAGGGTCTGGGACCAAACCGTGGCATAAAAGACCTCAGAGATCACATTCCAAGCTGCCTTAAATTTGTTGAATTCGTTCAATTTCGGGGAAGCAGCATGGTCCAAGGTGTTAGGACAGAGGGCAGGAACTGAACTCCAGTCCCTGGGGCTGTAGGGACATGATCTAACCCTTGTTTGCTTAGTACTCTTGCCTATAAAATAGAGATAACAACTGGAGATAGTAAAAACAGAATCGTGATTTggaagttaattatttttcttggcttAATGAAACTTCCCACACATGTGCCCTTtctgtaaaaaacccaaaccacattTTTTGGTCAAGcaagaactgaaatatttcagagacTAAATCACGCTACATCCTTTCAAACAATACATTCTGCATAACAGAAAAGTCAGGCAAGTGCAAGATACAGTAACAGTCCTCTGTTTGCTTACAGGGAAAAGGGTATTTCACTTCTAACTTGAGCTCACCTGGGGAAGGACCTTCCGAAGGGGAGTGAGAGTGCGTTAGCGATGAGTCTgccaccctctcagtgaaaTCCGTGATTTCTCTGGGCCCACGAACTTCGTAGGTGTCTCTCACAGAAGACACGGATGAGGGCTGGATGGTGCCCAGGGTCCTGTACGTGCCAGTACTGGAAGTAGAGACTTCTGCTGcccaccagctgctgcctgtggccGAGCTCGGGGGCCTCCCGCTGCCAGTGGCCGTGGCTGAGATGAAGACGCTGGTGGGAGAGGAAGCAAGGGGGTTCTTCTCTGTTGCTGAGCTGTTAACTGCTTGGTGGCTGCTTCTGACACCTAAGACACAAGAAAATCAGGTTGGAATTATACATGTAAAGCTAT from Falco biarmicus isolate bFalBia1 chromosome 8, bFalBia1.pri, whole genome shotgun sequence includes:
- the HEG1 gene encoding protein HEG homolog 1 isoform X1 — translated: MFPFQLLVNDVLLVTGAMTRRGEGLFSDVIESSHQARSSDTEMRTSGALVDSMELVTMLAGSRERALLPTRHSVVPAASKVVGHIGPPSSDGDVTPPGAGPPESPSAGTDTHLPARSHPPAAGSQHHAAGSQERGKRALASPSTPAAAKGTLLVLAAVTTDSPERTLGRRPGAWEVMGFDNSMRTVLLPSSTETHHPGTGGPSRPVSGWVGTELPGSPPTGTAATSPSPLGSGGGTLQPLPSTHLPGSPEQPQASPQASSTQPGANHIMLHPRDVTGDYTSPSLTASPAMDSTFGAAGHSVRAAEDPRSGVRRTAPGSAAQPLALKPSSVAPAWGRFPRPSMEHQLAPSHPALESTAAGELAIGSSYEPSNISATEGRVSDFPAASTSVSTTATKDGGRTLRSLPAGTKLADGAEIATSGTEIMDSSNQTWSPGMSLGAQGGGGRGTTDLLLTDSPSVSESASMTSSSNYEPKNIPAAEEATLRLDTQDADMPSVPAGAPGSHTSGHTASVASDFVTSTKPTSSLGRTFSSLGARTHHPNSSREDTDLLSPPGEPLLTSSLSASESTSRGVRSSHQAVNSSATEKNPLASSPTSVFISATATGSGRPPSSATGSSWWAAEVSTSSTGTYRTLGTIQPSSVSSVRDTYEVRGPREITDFTERVADSSLTHSHSPSEGPSPATGSSHVSLSILSTERRTYFPTNSTSVSTAATKGGGRTLRSLSASTRLAQTTEISTAGTETISSPDHTSSSLGAQGGAGRGATVSSTDLLLTSSPTASESTSPAEGASATGGRLPDAPLTSTPRSVITTSGGERSTAPMSDTRAASSMAGSSAPAPPHTSSMDVVLLPSSSAAEPGRQSNASQSSAGPGELPTKPLPAFSPRISVPSPSPSASERGRRVSGVPTETVYVLTTLSSHKKETSQAVASRGTWGTTAESPMSHPDTAEESHTGPLLSSTAWPGVGHVSSGRAGYPEPKVTISSRVSTYFLATSEPSTVGSSHHSLSSLSAKESVSSPVTGPAYGTSASAGGVERMLHSVSDDALAGAMEHSTSYAETASSPGSAQLVAVEQSGTANASASSVGFTGFATETLFTHSSKIPTDSSFQNDLTGFSSSHQPVSSVDAEKRTSVSHTDGTYISTTYTRGGERTLLSISNSSTSAESSESSTFFTEISNPSDSSKSSVAQGRRGNVSSDGSFMEPSTEPLLVHSSKLLTSASAGSIQNTTLFNTDSELLTTSPSSLSSSALPASSSLSLLHHLPSSTPPPTDLFTSSEPSEPFSPSVLASSPPLQALSSSLPTSSSLSPSYSLASLLPLFSSPTSISQSNDSDQASTSVATAVVRQVPSTAAVAGSSPRGTNKHNVMRQPQNSTTFTSSGSSFPTVPMEQLGGRIVSMSTPATVKETASLGATTAQGGSFGKATPLLTMASDASRSGPTEAPLSSSPSATNHSIIVPAVAQTTVKPPVLTTAASHQPTSGDASTVKDHSAQTPTATKHMYTTGESTEAVDPTTARPHKVTEENTPVTSSSEAPATSKTTVTTVTTLAATKPTTIPPSSSTTGLRMSSPATDVDKCLSNPCPALATCNNTRGSYICQCPLGYELEKGKCNLVRIFIGQVPLKLNITHGKYTELPHIEGEILAMLNASLSGLPGYHHSTVKVTRETNFVHVSVQSTFSLASNVTFYDVVSSVKSYIRACKSPTEACQFISSLKPLHRVGSLCKQKDPECDKETSECTDFDGVALCQCKSGYFKYNKMDHSCRACEDGYKLENETCVSCPFGLGGFNCGNPYQLITVVIAAAGGGLLLIMGIALIVTCCRKNKNDISKLIFKSGDFQMSPYAEYPKNPRTQEWGRETIEMQENGSTKNLLQMTDVYYSPTGLRNPELERNGLYPPYTGLPGSRHSCIYPGQYNPSFISDETRRRDYF